One bacterium CG_4_10_14_0_2_um_filter_33_32 DNA segment encodes these proteins:
- a CDS encoding ribonuclease HII: protein MIERRQKNNLLPFLFLMIPNLKIEKELYNKGYQAICGMDEVGRGAWAGPLVIGAIILGKNQRKYGVRDSKELSFQKREELFSAILDFSIDYSFGEVSAKEIDILGLSKGIKLAAERCLSNLKIIPEIVLLDGKWNYLTSDIEVKTIVKGDSKSVSIASASIIAKVKRDRLLNILHKKHPSYNFENNKGYGTRQHQEAIKKHGLTDLHRKSYKI from the coding sequence ATGATAGAGAGAAGGCAAAAGAATAACCTTTTGCCTTTTTTGTTTTTAATGATTCCAAATTTAAAGATAGAAAAAGAACTATATAATAAAGGCTACCAAGCTATTTGCGGTATGGATGAAGTCGGTAGAGGGGCATGGGCTGGTCCTTTAGTTATTGGTGCCATTATTCTTGGTAAAAATCAACGAAAGTATGGAGTTAGAGACTCCAAAGAGTTAAGTTTTCAAAAAAGAGAAGAATTATTTTCCGCAATTTTGGATTTTTCCATTGATTATTCTTTTGGAGAAGTATCCGCCAAAGAAATAGATATCTTGGGTTTAAGTAAGGGTATCAAATTAGCCGCAGAAAGGTGCTTGTCAAATTTAAAAATTATTCCTGAAATAGTTTTATTGGACGGAAAATGGAATTATTTAACTTCCGATATTGAAGTAAAAACTATAGTAAAAGGAGATTCAAAATCAGTTTCTATTGCATCAGCATCAATAATAGCAAAAGTTAAAAGAGATCGACTTTTAAATATACTGCATAAAAAACATCCAAGCTATAATTTTGAGAACAACAAAGGTTATGGCACCAGACAACATCAGGAAGCTATAAAAAAACACGGCCTTACGGACTTGCATAGAAAATCATATAAAATTTAA
- a CDS encoding 50S ribosomal protein L10, whose amino-acid sequence MPITKEKKEKIVSDLTDKFKKGRVEVLTDYSGLSVADITDLRKKAREKGIDYKIAKNTLFKIAAKNAGISVDENAFNQPIAIAFGYGDEVDTPKVLKEFSDSNENLQIIGGIIEGNYVSREKILQLANLPSREELYAKIVGSLSSPLRGLLSVIQGNLRGLVFVLNQYKEKVEKV is encoded by the coding sequence ATGCCAATAACAAAAGAGAAAAAGGAGAAAATAGTTTCAGATCTTACCGATAAATTTAAAAAAGGTAGGGTAGAAGTTTTAACTGACTATAGCGGATTAAGCGTAGCGGATATTACCGATCTTAGAAAAAAAGCTAGGGAGAAGGGTATTGATTATAAGATTGCAAAGAACACTCTTTTTAAGATAGCGGCTAAAAATGCCGGTATATCAGTTGATGAAAACGCTTTTAATCAGCCCATTGCTATTGCTTTTGGTTATGGGGATGAAGTAGATACGCCAAAGGTTCTAAAAGAGTTTTCTGATAGTAATGAAAATCTTCAAATTATCGGTGGAATTATTGAAGGCAATTACGTTAGTAGAGAAAAAATTCTTCAATTAGCAAATTTGCCAAGCAGAGAAGAATTATACGCAAAGATTGTCGGAAGTCTTTCTTCGCCTTTAAGGGGGTTGCTATCAGTGATACAAGGCAATTTAAGAGGATTAGTTTTTGTGTTAAATCAATATAAGGAGAAGGTCGAAAAAGTATAA
- a CDS encoding 50S ribosomal protein L7/L12, whose amino-acid sequence MAEEQKQEETKEEKVEEVREEKKEKKASPSGKFKELISQIESLSALELADLVKELEERFGVSAAAPVAVAAVPGAAAGAAPAAEEKANYTVVLVASGDQKINVIKTVREINSELGLKEAKDLADNPPKEIKKDIPKADAEEAKKKLEAAGATVELK is encoded by the coding sequence ATGGCAGAAGAACAAAAACAAGAAGAAACAAAAGAGGAAAAAGTAGAAGAAGTTAGAGAAGAAAAGAAAGAAAAAAAAGCCTCGCCATCTGGAAAATTTAAAGAATTAATTTCTCAAATTGAATCTTTAAGCGCTTTAGAGCTTGCAGATCTTGTTAAGGAATTAGAAGAAAGATTTGGAGTATCTGCAGCAGCTCCAGTAGCGGTCGCTGCAGTTCCTGGTGCCGCAGCAGGTGCAGCCCCAGCAGCTGAAGAAAAAGCTAATTACACAGTTGTACTTGTAGCATCAGGGGACCAGAAAATAAATGTTATTAAGACCGTAAGAGAAATTAATTCAGAGTTAGGCTTAAAAGAAGCGAAAGATTTAGCTGATAATCCTCCAAAAGAAATTAAGAAAGATATTCCAAAGGCTGATGCAGAAGAAGCTAAGAAAAAACTAGAAGCTGCTGGCGCAACTGTAGAACTAAAATAG